One Vitis vinifera cultivar Pinot Noir 40024 chromosome 8, ASM3070453v1 genomic window carries:
- the LOC100249962 gene encoding protein REVEILLE 8 isoform X2: protein MNSSSSNPKPMASLTSGDGSGKKVRKPYTITKSRESWTEEEHDKFLEALQLFDRDWKKIEDFVGSKTVIQIRSHAQKYFLKVQKNGTVAHVPPPRPKRKAIHPYPQKAPTNVLVPLQASVAYPSSLHSLVPVYSPWDETSMLINTATSGIAPPQDEYSLHMVEADIGSKGVAKISNSDVCGIGRSSRTLPSSELQKQRKQGSALHGIPDFSEVYTFIGSVFDPDSEGQIEKLKEMDPINFETWQTGE from the exons ATGAACTCCAGCTCTTCCAACCCTAAACCCATGGCCTCGTTAACTTCTGGTGATGGCTCAGGCAAGAAGGTCAGGAAACCCTACACCATAACCAAGTCCAGAGAGAGCTGGACCGAGGAAGAGCACGACAAATTTCTCGAAGCACTTCAACT ATTTGACCGTGActggaaaaaaattgaagattttgTTGGTTCAAAGACAGTGATTCAG ATTAGGAGTCATGCCCAGAAATACTTTTTAAAGGTCCAAAAGAATGGGACAGTAGCACATGTGCCACCGCCTCGCCCAAAGCGCAAAGCTATTCATCCTTACCCACAAAAGGCACCAACAAATG TTTTAGTGCCATTGCAAGCTTCTGTGGCATATCCTTCTTCATTGCATTCCCTTGTGCCTGTATATTCTCCATGGGATGAGACTTCCATGCTTATAAACACTGCAACAAGTGGAATCGCTCCACCCCAAGATGAATACAGTCTTCACATGGTTGAAG CTGATATTGGATCAAAGGGGGTGGCAAAGATTAGTAACAGTGATGTTTGTGGCATTGGAAGGTCAAGCAGAACACTGCCAAGCTCTGAGTTACAGAAGCAAAGAAAACAAGGTTCTGCACTTCATG GTATACCAGATTTTTCTGAAGTGTACACCTTTATTGGCAGTGTCTTTGATCCAGACTCTGAGGGTCAAATAGAGAAGCTCAAGGAGATGGATCCCATTAATTTTGAAACT